In Homalodisca vitripennis isolate AUS2020 unplaced genomic scaffold, UT_GWSS_2.1 ScUCBcl_3945;HRSCAF=9787, whole genome shotgun sequence, the genomic stretch attgaaatactaaatttttgtattttcgtttatcaaatccccaggccttatattggttactgctattttctatttttgcgACATTATGAGTAAGCTTTGCCTCTTCTACGGACCTTTTATAACATTTCTCGAGATTTACATAGTTAAcatgaagcctatcactagtagaaagttttgtcgatttctccaaaaacaaaagtttctttcatttggtccagttccccactataccaatCGTTTTGATTTCTACCTTCAATCTCACTAACCgtggaacgttgttttttcactgtagagtaaaatgtttgtttattaactaaaatggagaaatatgcatgaacgaatttttgggtagagaataaatactcttccattactaagtaagacattccaatcatgtgaaaacaaatggtttgtcagaccatcaatagaggattctggaagaattaaaataaaatgtgtcacttttacttttggatttagcaaggttttagatgtttcagacaaagtattcttttgaatatttaaaataagcccattacgatccgagaaagaaaaatcaaagatgttgcatgaaatatcctgatctaggcagactaaaataacattatcaagacaatgggctccccgAGTTGGTTTGCCATTAATGCATAATACACATGTATGTCAAACTTTACATTCATAGGATACcgggaagtttacaaagcaaaacgtagtttttataGCGGGTACAACTTCCATGTAAACCAGTAATCTGGGTTTATGTTCTTTAATATACgttttgtaatcaatttatatgacgagaactgtgcgcgcgcgtgtgtgtgtgaaattttaacttttttcggatagcgggaagatgaaaaataatagtatactttttctagggtttgcaattatatttcagtcgctatggtagttGATCTTCATAAAGTCGCTATTGTTTTTCTGTGCAAGTCATAAGGTatgtgtgtgccacattttatgtacataggacatagggaagttcttctaaataaaataaataaataaatgttttattgcgttagacaatataacactgtatggcaatcgtcattatatttgtttaaactaaaaattttccactcattcttacatctcaatcccttttagacatacattgtcaacatttaTTCATTCCCAATCATTCGAATTGTCCCACTCTTTCACCTAATCAGTCTTCTAATTCGGTGGTCTCCCAAtggtgtgccatgaactcgtctgtgctGTAGAATGCTTTTGCAATCAACGCAGTTTTCAGACGGGTTTTATATGCTTTGAGCAATGgggcatttttgattgaatttggcaatttgttgacgaaTTGAACTCCCGTCTGTGACGGTAAACGTTCATGAACTGCctttctgtgtctcccagttcggtagttctcCCTGCCCCTTGTTGCGTAAGAGTGTATGTTACTACCTCTTATGGTTTCGCATTTTGACATGAAGAAAAGGCATGTCTCTAATACGTAGAGGCAGGGtagtgtcaacagtttcagatttttgaatgcTGGCTTACACGACTCTCTCCTTTGCAGCTTGGCAAtgattctgactgctcttttttgcagtatgaagattctggaaacatttgtttttgagcaacccccccacaaaaccaatccataggagaggtgtgggtagattagtccatagtacgccgtcatcagcacctgagtcgggcaatactcggacagtctcctcaaaacataaatgcctgaggatacctTGGAACAAACGCTGTCTACATGaaaatcccatgtcaacccttgatcgaggtgtattccaaggaattttgttgagtagacttcttcgatctcagtctcatTCAACATGACAGTGGGACTAGAGCCTGAGTTCGTTTGTCTCAGGCAAAATTGAATGAATGTTGATTTCGTTGGGTTTGTTCTGAGGTTGAGTTCATTGAAATGCTGGATCGCATTGTTGAGTTCAATGAATGTAATCTCTTCGAGTTCTGTTTTTGAATTCGCTATGAAGcatagagtcgtgtcatcggcatactggacgAGTTGTCCGCGGCttaccgatgaaccaacatcattgaCGTAGATCAAAAAGAGTAGAGGACTCAGGAtggagccctggggaactccataataAAGCCCTCTCCCTTCAGATCGAACGTCTGAAATtccaacaaattgttttctatcactaagGTACGATTCGAGCCACTTGAGTGGCACTCCTCGCACCCCGTAATGTTCCAATTTGAGATTGAGGGAatggtggtcaacacagtcaaatgctttcgaTAGGTCGAGAAATACACTCAACGTGTCTCCTCGATCTTCCattccttctactatcatgtCGACCAGACGTACGATTGCGTCAGTTGTTGACTTTCCACTGCGGAACCCGAATTGGTTTGCTGATAGTAGGttgtgttttttcaaaaaaattcacacatcgagtgaaaaaaactttttcaaaaattttgctgaagaccggcagcattgaaattgggcgataattttgagttgaaagggggtcgcccttcttaaaaattggggtAACTTTCGCAATTTTGAGAGAGGGTGGAAACGttcccgagtgaaaagagagattaatcaaatGCTCGAGTGGCCTCAACAAATGCTTGGAGCACAGTTTTAGAAGCCACGTTGAGACATAGTTTGAATCATTCGATTTTTTCGAAGAGAGTTCTCTTATCACTCTGGCGATCTCCTCCTCTGTGACCGgggtcagagccattgaggctgctggacttGGTATCAATGATGGGGATTTTTGGTTCTGATGCGGACTAAGTCCTTGGTCAGTCCCAACCGAGGCAAAAAATTTGTTGAACTCCTTAGCGATCCTCATTGGGTCACTAAtatgttcattttcaatttggaGATAGATTTTCTTGTCGATCAGTgaggatttattgtttattatggctTATGcggtttttgagacatttttggacgtgagcaatgctttgtttacatcataagcTTTTGCAGCTCTGATaacctttctgtaaattcttttgtaattttgaaaaaagattttgaactcttCATCTAATGAGTGCTTATTAATTTCTGAGAGAAACAATAATTGTTCTCTCGAAATTAGAATACCTTTGGTGATCCATGTGCACTTTTGTTGCCtcgttttttgttgaatttttatcagGGGACAGCTCACGTTTAAGTGGTAGTTAAAGGTCGATTCAAAACTACTGAATTGTGTTTCAAGGGGATCTCCAAAATTTAGAAAGCTCCAATTTTCTTGAGCGAGAAAAAACTTTAAGAGCTTAATATTTGCGGGCCttgtgtttctgattgtttttttgttgactGGATCCCTTGCTGGTTCATGACCATTGATTGtgacctgttggccatagtgaTCTGAAATGGCTGTGTTGACCACTAAAGCCTCGGTGTCTGACAAATTTGTGACGACATTGTCAATCGCAGTCGCCGAAGTGGTCGTAACTCTCGTGGGAGAGGTGATCGACCAGTTAAGGCCAAACGACCCCAACAAGTCAGCGAGTTTTCTAGTCATTGGACTGTTATCATCTAAAATGTCGATGTTAAAGTCCCCCATGACAATGAAATTGCGCTTTTTCTTCGTCacgtcagacaaaatttgttcgaaatttgaaaaaaaagattcATCGTTTCCGTTGGGAGACCTGTACAAGCCAATCACATCAAATTGTGATTGACTTGTTCTTATCTTTACCCCTGTAACTTCAAAATGTTTGTCTACGGATGTGCCAAACGTGCGAGGGGTAAAGGAAAAGTTGTTTCTCAAaaaaattgctacacctcctcctttggAGGAGTTGCGGCAGAAAGAGTTTGCCAattagtaattttgaattttgaaactgtCAATGTTGCTGTTGTTGAAACCGTGTTTTTGTTCGGTTACAATCAGCAGGTCGGGATTGAGTTCTTCACACATGAGTGACAGTTCGTCTCCCTTATTTGTAGCCACTTGTGCGTTTTGATGCACCAGAGTGACCTTCTTTGAGGATAATTGGCTTTTCAGattggattttttgatttttttgttttttcctgtcAAATTTTGAGCGGTGCTAtgagtggggtccctaaaaaattTTGCATGTTAATTTCATCCAGTTGAGATGCATGGCCGGGGTCTCGCGTAGTCGGCGAAGCAGCAGCTCCACTGAGAGCCTCTGCATAGGACACGTCCTGGTGGTTCGATGTAGACCTCCTGATGGCTGGATGTCTGGTGGCTGCCGGAGTGGGCTCGAACGGTGGCGGCACAGTCTTCACGGGCCTCTGAGTGGCTGTGAGGCTCTTCACAATAATTTCAGCCAGCACCCGTTTACCTCGCATGGAGAGGTGttgaccgtgcctcgtgaaatACCTCCGGCTTAACTCGTGGAACTTCAGCACCCGAAGGTTGTGCCGAACGGCCAGTTCTTCTatataggcattcacgagcacggtctcgtCATGGATGGGGTGGGCTGGATGCAGGTCGTGTCGGTGCGGTAATGTGGCCACGAGGAGCTCGGTGTTGCTGGCTCTGGTTGTTATGTAGGGCTCAAGGTGTCGGTAGATGTTTCGCTGCGTGCCAACGGCCAGGTCATTGGTGCCGGCGATGAGCACCTCGCAGCGTGGCCCTGGTTCAGGGAATGTTGGGGTCGGCTTCAAAACATCCAGCAGGCGGGCCCCGGGCATGCACTTGCCTCCAACCGATGTCGCAGGGCAGGTCAGTTGGTCTACAAGCTCGGCGATGTGCCGAGTGTGGCTGTCACCATTGATGTGGActaagaattccaagtccatttctacccctatgggtggattatattaatgaaatatgtagttattgctatgtataatacactgtataattcaaaatgaaTAAGTAAAGCACCTAGGAGGGaattacaggatggtttactagaaaggagtcactttagttcagaTATGATAAAGCCGAGCTTCTATtgacagtcaagctccacgcgatACAACTAATATGGgctcaaattaatttacatatcgcaaaaataataagtcgttcactattacTTCTATCAcataatttgtaaagaagctttggaaaagactacaCCTGATTGTTGaatgaaagttgtagagaataaaaaaatagttattgataacgcttgGACCAATAAATGATTGCTggggaggctgtagagagactactaatattttgactgggggacagaaattcgtcggaaggctgtgtcagtgaacatgaggtaaacggtgaaaatataacaccgataacaaagaTGATGATGATAagattatggaaggtattcggccgcttcgctttgaggaatattagcttccctcaaattatctgttaagggccccatacacctgtgagtctggctcgcgagccggatccgctgattattcaccatacacctacgtatcttgctcgcccagttgcaaacatgagttttttCGAAGAATGTTGCAGCTGCGGTCAGAGTGTTAGATGAGCTAGGTGTATTTAagaagaaacggaagaaaaggttaatgtggtcaaagaattggttactaaatagaaagagatttagtcacatgaatttattgaatttcattaggaatgatagtcgccaagactatcagaactatttaaggatgtcagctgaaagttttaacatgttgttggacaaggttaaaccgcttataacaaaaaaagacactatatactgcgaaacgctatatcaccagaggaacgcctcactgctactctccgTTTTCTGGCTACCGGACGGTCGTTTGAAGACTTAAAGTTTACTAGAATCATATCACCACAAGCATTAGGTAGAATAATACCTGAGACCTGTAAGGCTATCTACAACACTTTGAAAGGAGAATACTTGAAGGTAAGAATACTGcacattattatcaaattattctagttttatttcatgtttattctAGTTTTTGACAGACAACTATGATTGAACTACAATTACggttaaactgaaaacaaaattaaacaaacaaagaaaagttATCAGAAGAAAGCATAATCTTCTTGAGATTGTATTGGATAGTTCGCTTGTTCAGGAGTCGAAGATGTGGTGTAAGTTGAATTATTTGAGGTACCATAAGGAGAAGGTGTATCTCTCACACGCCAGGAACTAGTAGTTGAATATCCATAATCCATAATAACTGTGGAATTTGTTAAATTGTTCTGCAGCCCTTTGAAAAGAACATCAGTTATCAACTTGTCCGCAATGTCTCTTTGGGAAGCAGGCATGCGGCGCAATTTCGCTGCATACGTTTTACCTAGGTCGTTGTAGTCGTCCTCGGGTTGATTAAGTACAGCGGAAGCCTTTTCTAGAATAGCCTTACGCTGGCGCCGTTCCTCTTCAGCTCTATCATTTttggttttcttcttttttggcgaagtttttcttctttttgcagCTGTAGACGGAGAACCCCTATTCAAATTTTGTTCGTTATCACCATTGTTCACATCTCCTTCGTTTAATTCCTCCTATAAAAGAAAACGAAATATTAATAGATCGGCGCTACTGGAATTATGGTAAAGCAAACTCTATGTACTAAGAGCATTCACATAACCTAATCTAAATACATTGTGTTTGGTTTCAGTTTCCATCTTCGTGCGAGGAATGGCAAAAAATCGCTAAAGAATTTGAATCTTTGTGGCACTTTCCAAATTGTGGGGGTGCTATTGATGGAAAACACGTGAGCATTGTAAAACCAGCTGAAGAAGGTTCGTACTACTTCAATTATAAAGGATACCACAGTGTAGTATTACTAGCGGTTGTAGATGCCAATCTCAATTTTATTATGGTAGATGTCGGCTGCAACGGACGAGTTTCAGATGGAGGGGTAATAGAAGAgactacattttataataaattgaaatatggtGAATTAGACCTTCCTAAGGAAGAAAATACAGTGtataatatgaattttgtttttattgctgaTGAAGCTTTTTCACTTCGAAAAAATCTACTAAAACCTTTCCCTCGAGAAAAATTAAcatatgaaagaaaaatttttaactacagGCTATCACGAGCGAGAAGGTGTGTGGAAAACGCGTTTGGAGTGTGTTAGCTTCTAGATTTCGCATTCTTCATACAACTATCAATCTTCACCCTTCAAAAGTAGATGATATTGTGCTAGCTTGCGTGGTTCTACATAATTTTCTCCGGGCAAACCAAACAACAGAGCGGAGTATACGCCTAGTTCAATGCTAGACAAGGAAGATATAGAAAGCGCCAGTGTCATTGCAGGTGACTGGAGAAATGATCAACCTGAAAGGTGTTTTCACACGCTTCGCAGATCCTACACAACAACAGCTGCAAAAGAAGCTTGTGAAAGTCGAgatgaatatgtgaaatatttcaaTGGGCCAGGAAAGGTTCCCTTTCAAGACAGAATGGtgactaaaaattaaacttttaaagatacACACATGCACTAACTGTTGaaattagttattgttttatgataagtcgttaataacattaatatgtattaatatctgtattaataaacttgtcacaatattttaaacagttattacagacTTACCTCAACAATACTGCCTTCCTCTTCAATAGTATTTTCTTCGTCCTCGTCCAAATTGCTCTTGGTCTTTCGAGGCTGCTCCTGCTCTGCGGTGAACTTCATGAGCTCGAAATACCACAGAGTTGGGGTGTACGTATCATCTGCGGAAGCTCCGCTTCTCGTGCTGTCACGAACCTTCCTCATTTCCTTCCTGAATGCTGCCCTAAGGTTATCAACTTTCCTTTTTACAAAGTTAGTGTCTGCATTCGGAATTTTTTCTTTCGTAATTTGGAGGAGATGTTCCCAGGCAGTATCCCGTTTAAACTTGTTGGAATACTCCGCACTTCGTACCTTCCACAAACACGGcaaatttcgatactcttcaatgaatgttgttaaaaaatcagggctcataaataacttggagtcagccatgttcactcaaaacaaacaaaacaccttaACCTTTGCGAAACGAGTGGTGCGTAACGTTTGGCCTGCAGTAGTGAAAacggaatgaacagatttttcggtggtgggggcacgagtccgatccgtaatgcgccatacactggcgaactgatactcgagccgagccgagccgagccgcacggcaagcagtggcggatccggctcggctcgcctgaatttgactcggctcggctctttattgtccatacactgacggatttgGTCCATTTCTAGGCGAGTCGAGCCAGGCTGTAAATTACAGTTTCCTTTATACGTGTTTTCAAGCAGAATTTCGCCGCGCCGGTGCTCACCGCTCATAATGCAGTCAGCACCGCTACTGAGCGAGTCGTTTATCGTGTTTTCAGGTCAGCATTGGTTCATATTTTCCGTGTTTTAAATCAGGGGGCTCGTAATCGCCGCCCAGGGGCCCTTGTGACATCTTTTTGCGGTTTCCACTGGGGGGATCGCCGCCGCGGGTCAGATGGCACCGTACGCCCGCACGGCGCAAGTCGTTGCGGGGTCGTTTTCGGTGATCACTCGGCGCTCGCGGGGGTTATGCCGGCCGCGGTGGGCCGCACTTCTCCCTCAGTAGGACGTCGCGACCCGTTGGACGGCGGTCGACGGCCCCGGCGGTAGCCCGGGACGCGGGAAAGCTTCTGCCGTACCGTGCTCCCGGACCCCGGGTCGTCAcgaatataagtttaattaaatgtttgttttgggtagataaataatttaattgcctttccttGAATTAATATACTTAgcagaatcatacaagcctaattttaaacattttcctgttgtggtttgtgtgaaaatagaactgtcgatattttatcttgtgttttTGGCACACGTGGCAAGTTGGTATGTTTCATGCCATCTTGTagtaaggttccggcacagttactgtgtacctcgcttgttctgcaccctcactcataagtaaagataattattaataagcattgcgtgatttataaataaatacaagtctaatgagtttcccaaaaaacttgttacgcctttaattattaacttagaactctaaattatcagtatgtcgttctttaagagacatacaacaaatgatatattatatttttaactgtaattatttttgaattaggaggagtta encodes the following:
- the LOC124372742 gene encoding uncharacterized protein LOC124372742 — its product is MRKVRDSTRSGASADDTYTPTLWYFELMKFTAEQEQPRKTKSNLDEDEENTIEEEGSIVEEELNEGDVNNGDNEQNLNRGSPSTAAKRRKTSPKKKKTKNDRAEEERRQRKAILEKASAVLNQPEDDYNDLGKTYAAKLRRMPASQRDIADKLITDVLFKGLQNNLTNSTVIMDYGYSTTSSWRVRDTPSPYGTSNNSTYTTSSTPEQANYPIQSQEDYAFF